The genomic interval TTCGGCCGGCTGACGCTGAACGCCCTCAACGTGCCGGCCGACGTGCGGCAGCGGCAACTGCGCGCCTCGGCGCAGCGGCTGATGGGGTCGAGCTTCGGCTTCGGCGAGCGCTATGTGACCGTGAACATCCCCTCCGCCACGGTGGAGGCGGTGGAGAAAGGCGCGGTGACCCGCCGCTACGTCGCCGTGGTCGGCTCGCCCGACAAGCAGACGCCCGCGGTCGAGACCCGCATCACCGATGTGAATCTAAACCCGACCTGGACCGTGCCCGTTTCGGTGATCAAGAACGAGATCATCCCGACGATGCGCAAGAATCCGGGCTATCTCGCCAAGAACCGCATCCGCATCCTCGGCCCCGGCGGCGTCGAGGTCGATCCGACCGCGATCGACTGGAACACGCAGAAGGCGACCAACTACACGCTGCGCCAGGATTCCGGCCTCGACAATTCACTGGGCCAAGTCCGCATCGACATGCCGAACCGCCACGCGATCTACATGCACGACACCCCCTCGAAGTCGCTGTTCGCCGGCTCGGTGCGCTTCCATTCACACGGTTGTGTGCGCGTCGGTCAGGTGAAGGAGTTCGCCGCCTGGCTGCTCCAAGGCACCGAGGGGCCGAACGGGCCGGGCTCCGCCTGGGGACCGATCGAGATCGAGACCGCCATCGCCGTCGGCGAGCGGCGCGACGCGAAGCTCGTGAAGCCGACGCCCGTCGCCTTCGTCTACCTGACCGGCTACGCGACCTCGGACGGCCGGGTGCATTTCCGCGACGACATCTACGGCCTCGACACGCCACCCGCGCCGGCCGCGGCGACGCCGCTCACCCCCGATGTGACGACCACCGGCGCCATCACGCCCCGCACGGCGCCGGCACCCCGCCCGGCCGCACCGGGCGTCGCGCCGCGTCCCCTGCCGTCCACGGCGCAGGGGGCGCCCGTTAGGCCGGCGCCGGTCAAGCCCGCACCGGTCGGGGCCGCTCCGACGCCGGCGCCCGCGACCGCCTTGCCCGCTCCGCCGAAGCCGCAGGCCCGGAAAGCCGCGCCGCCCACACGCGGGCCGGAGAGCGAGCCGGTCCCGATGCCGCCCGGCCTCGTCGGCGGGCGGGGCTGAAGCGCCCGGGCGGCGCCGCGTCCCGTCCACAGCAGCGCTGCCATGCGGAGCGGAACAAAGCCTCGCGCTTGCTCATTCTGCCGATCGAGTACCGGCGCGGTTATCGCCCATCAGAATTCGATTGCAGAGTGTTAAGGATATCTCCTCATGGCCAAAGCCAAGCTGCGCGTCCCCAGCGATCGGCTCAACACCCCGACCGATCTCGACCCGAACGACGTCAAGAAGATCTCCGAAGGCTTGACCGTTCTCCTGTCGGATCTCTTCGCGCTCTACATCAAGACCAAGAATTTCCACTGGCATGTCAGTGGGCCGAATTTCCGCGACTATCACCTGCTGCTCGACGAGCAGTCCGAGCAGATCTTCGCGATCATCGACGCCGTGGGCGAGCGCGCCCGCAAGATCGGTGGCACGACCCTTCGCTCCCTCGGACAGGCCGATCAGCTCAAGCGCGTTCCCGACAACAACGCGGACTATGTGAGCCCGCTGGAGATGCTGAAGGAACTACGCGACGACAACAAGGCGCTGACCGCCAACATGCGCGAGCTGCACAGCGTCACCGACGAAGCCAACGACGTCTCGACCACGAGCCTCTTGGAAGAGTGGATCGATCAGTCCGAGGAGCGCACGTGGTTCCTCTACGAGTCGACCCGCGAGGCCACCGACAGCGGCCACTGAGCCCTCTCTCGATGCCGAGGGACCGCCGATCCGGAAGGGTCGGCGGTTTTTCTTTGGCTGCGGAGCATCGCGTGAAAAGGCCCGTCGCGATCGGGGCCGTACGCGATGATCATCCCCCGACGCTCAGCGTCGCCTTCACGAGACTCGGATCGTCCGGAACCGGTTTCTCCACGAAGCCGAGGTGACGGCAGACCGCTCGCATCGGCCGGTTCTCGGCCAGCACGCTGCCCTCGACCACGGCGATGCCCTCGGCCCTGGCCCAGTCGATCATCAGGCGCATGAGGGTGGCGCCGAGGCCCGTCCCCTTGATGTCGGAACGCACCAGGATCGCGAACTCGCCCGTATCGTGGTTGGCGTTGGCGTGCAGGCGGACGGCGCCGAGCATGCGCCGATCCTCCTCCGCCGCCTCGTCGAGGGCGACGAAGGCGATGGCGCGGGAGTAGTCGAGCTGGGTCAGCCGGGCGAGGAAGGCGTGGCTGAAGTCCCGCACCGGGGCGAAGAAGCGCAGGCGGACGTCTTCCGGGTCCACCTGCGCGAAGAAGGCGCGGAACATGCCCTCGTCGTCCGGCCGGACCGGCCGGACATGCACGCGCCGCTCTCCGACCTTGAGCCGCCGCTCCCAATCGGACGGATAGGGCCGGATCGCGAAGCGCGGGTGCCAGTTGCCGCGGCGGCGCTCCGGCGGGCTCGGCTCCGGTGCGATGCGGACGCGTGCGTCGAGGGCGACCACGCCGTCGGCGTCGGCCAGCAGAGGGTTGATGTCGAGTTCGCGCACCGCCGGCAGGTCGGCGGCGAGTTGCGCGAGTTTCACCAGCAACAGGGCGATGGCCGGCAAGTCCGCCGCCGGCACGTCGCGATAGGCTTCGAGACGGCGGGCCACGCGCGTGCGGCCGATCAACTCACTCGCCAGGGCAAGATCGAGCGGTGGCAGCGCCAGGGCCCGGTCGTCGATGACCTCAACCGCCGTGCCGCCGCGCCCGAACACGACCACGGGCCCGAAGACCGGATCTTCGGCGAGGCCTGCGATCAGCTCGCGCGCCTGCGGCCGGCGCAGCATCGGCTGCAAGGCAAAGCCCGCCACCCGCGCGTCGGGGCGGAGTTCTCGGACGCGTGCGATCATGGCGTGGGCCGCCTCACGCACGTCGGCTTCCGAGGTGAGGCCGAGGCGTACCCCGCCGACCTCGGATTTGTGCACCACGTCCGGCGAGACGAGCTTGAGCACCACGGTGCCGCCGCCCGCGATCAGCGGCCACGCCGCAGCCGCAGCCCCGTCGGGATCGGGCGCCAGCGTGACGGGCACCGAGACGATCCGGTAGGCGGTCAACAGCTCGGTCACCGCGTAGGGGTCGAGCCAGGTGCGCCCTTCGGCCAGCGCCTCGTCCACGATGCGGCGTGCGGCGGCGACGTCCGGCGTGAACTCGCGCGGCAGGGCGTCCGGCGTGCGCATCAGGTCGTTCTGCGCCTCGCGGTAGCGCACGAGGTGCAGGAAGCCCTCCACCGCGTCGGCATCGGTGGCAAAGAGCGGGATCTTGGCGTCGGCGTAGATCGTGCGGATCGCTTCGTCCTCGCCGATCGAGACCGCGAAGACCGGCTTGCGGCGCCCCGCCGAGCGCGCCTTGGCCACGGCACCGGCCACGGTCTCGGCGACCTCACGGCTGCCCGCCCGCGCCGTCGGCACATGGATCGCGACGATCGCGTCGCTGTCGCGCCCGGCAAGCAGCGGTTCCAGGGCGCCGACGTAATCGCCCGGCACCGCGTCGATGCCCAGATCGAGCGGGTTGGCTTGCCGGCCCTGCCGCACGGGAGCCAGGGAGTCCTGCGTTGCCGGTGCAGGCTCCGCCAGCGTGCCGCCGAGATCGGCCAGGTGGTCGGCCGCGAGCGCGCCGATGCCGCGCCCGTTGGAGACGATCATCAGCCGGTTGCCGGGGAAGGGCCGCTGGCGCCCCAGGGTCTCGACGGCGGAGAACATGGCATCGAGCCCGTCCACAGCGAGCAGGCCTGCCCGGCGGAAGGCGGCCTCGTAGACGGCGCCGGGCCGGGCGAGCGCGCCCGTATGCGTCTCCGGCCGGCGACCGGGCGCATCGTGGCGCCCGGTGCGCAGCACCACGACCGGCTTGGCGCGGGCCGCCGCCCGGGCTGCGGTGAGGAATTTCCGCGCATCCGCGACGTGGTGCAGGGACAGAATGATCGCGCGGGTGTGGAAATCCTCGGCGAAATGGTCGAGGCAATCGGCGATGTCGATGTCGGCGGAGCGGCCGAGCGTCATCACCGCGGAGAAGCCGACCCCGTGCCGCCAGCCCCATTCGGCGATGGCCGAGGCGACGGTGCCGGATTGCGAGATGAGGGCGAGATCGCCGGGCTTCGGCGGGCGGGCGAGCAGGCTCGCGTTGAGGCCGCGCGCCGGCACGCTCAACCCGATGCTGTCGGGCCCGATCAGCCGCAATCCGTGCCGCCGTGCCGCCGCCTGGGCGGCGCCGGCCGGGGCCGCCTCGCCGACGCCGAGATGGGCGGACAGGATCACCGCCGCGGCGGCACCGATCTGCCCCGCCTCCTCGACGATGCCCGGCACCGCCGCCGGGGGGGTGGCGATCATCACGAGGTCGGGGGTTTGGGGGATGTCGGCGAGGCGCGGGCTGCACGCCAACCCATCGACGCTGGTCTCGCGCGGATGGACCGGGACGATATCGCCGGTGAATCCGCCCGCGCGCAGGCCATCGATGATCGCCCGGCCGACGGAGCCGGGGCGATCACCCGCTCCGACCACGGCGATGCGGCGCGGGGCGAGCAGAGCCTCGAATCGATAGGTGCTCATGGGCCGCCTATATCATCTCAAGGCCCGAGGCCGAGCGTCAAACCGCCGACTGACGGAGCAGATCGACCGCAATCGGCGGAATGGGCCGCACCTGAAGCGCGTGCCGCGAGTACACCTCTCTCCAATACTCGTGCTCGGCGAGCGTTCCTGCCGCCTCAGACGGCAGGCGTCGCGTGCCGGCAATACCGGTCCGGCTCGACCTGCCCCGGTTTCACCCGGCCGCTCCTGCGGATAGGATCGTGCACCGATCCCGGCGATTGCCGGTCCGAGCGCGCACCACAAGGCCCGTTCCTTGCCCGCTCCGCATCGCAGATCGATCCGCCGTCAGAGGAGTTGTCCGTGCCGACTTTCGCAACCCGTCAAGCGATGGTCGAGGCGATGCGTCGGATGCTCGATCTCGGCCTCAGTCAGGGGACCTCGGGTAACCTCTCCGTCCGAACCGGAAGCGGCTTCCTCGTGACGCC from Methylobacterium sp. AMS5 carries:
- a CDS encoding L,D-transpeptidase family protein; this encodes MPNVIPAPRRPRRARLIGGTGAALALLLAGPLRAESVPEPQPDSRINLRIEPKAEAAPEPKRELRADPKPEPKVDPKPDPKTAPKLERPTADTVAVPAEMPPVKKASRELPPVVYARVSEDPLPSYTAQTFVDTMRAAERYQVYAEAGGWKTLPADFAPKPGESHAAIPSLRHHLTLTGDLPADAPPSDRFDPPLVAAVKSFQARHGLPDAGIFGRLTLNALNVPADVRQRQLRASAQRLMGSSFGFGERYVTVNIPSATVEAVEKGAVTRRYVAVVGSPDKQTPAVETRITDVNLNPTWTVPVSVIKNEIIPTMRKNPGYLAKNRIRILGPGGVEVDPTAIDWNTQKATNYTLRQDSGLDNSLGQVRIDMPNRHAIYMHDTPSKSLFAGSVRFHSHGCVRVGQVKEFAAWLLQGTEGPNGPGSAWGPIEIETAIAVGERRDAKLVKPTPVAFVYLTGYATSDGRVHFRDDIYGLDTPPAPAAATPLTPDVTTTGAITPRTAPAPRPAAPGVAPRPLPSTAQGAPVRPAPVKPAPVGAAPTPAPATALPAPPKPQARKAAPPTRGPESEPVPMPPGLVGGRG
- a CDS encoding DNA starvation/stationary phase protection protein — its product is MAKAKLRVPSDRLNTPTDLDPNDVKKISEGLTVLLSDLFALYIKTKNFHWHVSGPNFRDYHLLLDEQSEQIFAIIDAVGERARKIGGTTLRSLGQADQLKRVPDNNADYVSPLEMLKELRDDNKALTANMRELHSVTDEANDVSTTSLLEEWIDQSEERTWFLYESTREATDSGH
- a CDS encoding bifunctional acetate--CoA ligase family protein/GNAT family N-acetyltransferase; translated protein: MSTYRFEALLAPRRIAVVGAGDRPGSVGRAIIDGLRAGGFTGDIVPVHPRETSVDGLACSPRLADIPQTPDLVMIATPPAAVPGIVEEAGQIGAAAAVILSAHLGVGEAAPAGAAQAAARRHGLRLIGPDSIGLSVPARGLNASLLARPPKPGDLALISQSGTVASAIAEWGWRHGVGFSAVMTLGRSADIDIADCLDHFAEDFHTRAIILSLHHVADARKFLTAARAAARAKPVVVLRTGRHDAPGRRPETHTGALARPGAVYEAAFRRAGLLAVDGLDAMFSAVETLGRQRPFPGNRLMIVSNGRGIGALAADHLADLGGTLAEPAPATQDSLAPVRQGRQANPLDLGIDAVPGDYVGALEPLLAGRDSDAIVAIHVPTARAGSREVAETVAGAVAKARSAGRRKPVFAVSIGEDEAIRTIYADAKIPLFATDADAVEGFLHLVRYREAQNDLMRTPDALPREFTPDVAAARRIVDEALAEGRTWLDPYAVTELLTAYRIVSVPVTLAPDPDGAAAAAWPLIAGGGTVVLKLVSPDVVHKSEVGGVRLGLTSEADVREAAHAMIARVRELRPDARVAGFALQPMLRRPQARELIAGLAEDPVFGPVVVFGRGGTAVEVIDDRALALPPLDLALASELIGRTRVARRLEAYRDVPAADLPAIALLLVKLAQLAADLPAVRELDINPLLADADGVVALDARVRIAPEPSPPERRRGNWHPRFAIRPYPSDWERRLKVGERRVHVRPVRPDDEGMFRAFFAQVDPEDVRLRFFAPVRDFSHAFLARLTQLDYSRAIAFVALDEAAEEDRRMLGAVRLHANANHDTGEFAILVRSDIKGTGLGATLMRLMIDWARAEGIAVVEGSVLAENRPMRAVCRHLGFVEKPVPDDPSLVKATLSVGG